The proteins below come from a single Acidobacteriota bacterium genomic window:
- a CDS encoding CPBP family intramembrane metalloprotease, with product MRKGFLQNGSVRPFARLLISVAGITVAVAIAAIGAGSMPVALVWLPAWLVLLFWFSLLLLPALLGLYTMLTRHLDGRPLGSVGFAFHPRWKSELCTGLVAGTVMMMALAGAQCLVGIARFAPASGPPGRTVLSGVFLLLTFVVAAADEELLFRGYPFQRLVDVGSPVFAVALLSVLFGPAHLHNPSQTWISTLNTVMVGVMLAICYLRTRSLWLAFGRPFCLEFCPGVRPWVAGQGNGFSGWHSPGKN from the coding sequence TTGAGAAAAGGTTTTCTTCAAAATGGCAGCGTTCGCCCTTTTGCCCGGCTTCTTATTTCGGTGGCGGGGATTACGGTCGCAGTGGCTATTGCCGCCATCGGGGCTGGCAGTATGCCGGTTGCCCTCGTTTGGCTGCCAGCCTGGCTCGTCCTGCTGTTTTGGTTCAGTCTGCTGCTATTGCCGGCCCTTCTGGGCCTATACACGATGCTCACCCGCCATCTGGATGGACGCCCGCTGGGGTCTGTGGGGTTTGCGTTTCACCCGCGATGGAAGAGCGAACTTTGCACAGGCCTGGTCGCAGGGACCGTCATGATGATGGCCCTCGCAGGCGCCCAATGCCTTGTGGGCATTGCCAGGTTCGCACCCGCGTCCGGACCTCCGGGAAGGACAGTCCTCTCCGGGGTGTTCTTACTACTGACGTTCGTGGTGGCCGCCGCGGATGAAGAACTGTTGTTCCGCGGCTATCCCTTCCAGCGGCTGGTGGACGTCGGAAGTCCGGTTTTTGCCGTGGCCTTGCTCTCGGTTCTGTTCGGCCCCGCCCACCTGCACAACCCTTCCCAGACCTGGATCTCCACGCTTAACACGGTCATGGTAGGGGTGATGCTGGCTATCTGCTATCTGCGTACGCGCTCATTGTGGCTGGCCTTTGGAAGGCCATTTTGCCTGGAATTTTGTCCAGGGGTTCGCCCTTGGGTTGCCGGTCAGGGGAATGGTTTTTCCGGCTGGCATTCTCCGGGCAAAAATTAG
- a CDS encoding glycoside hydrolase family 27 protein, producing the protein MLRRMRSHFLLLFAMAILTCAGYLPARSRRAAAGQKAKEPSADLAPTPPMGWNSYDSYGGDVNEQQVKANARYLANHLAIYGWKYVVVDYYWYYPSGQAKGAPIMDEYGRLLPATNRFPSAADGQGFKPLADYVHSLGLKFGIHIMRGIPRAAVEQNLPILGTNAHAKGIANVLNTCSWSEAMYGVDVSKPAGQAYYNSLTKLYASWDVDFIKADDMSRASDPYGEVYHGPEIEALRTAMTRSGRPMVLSLSPGPTPLSEATHVEKYSQMWRISDDMWDNWPELRNQFGYCRLWAPHIGPNHWPDADMLPLGLLRLRGFNDGPRLTRLTHDEQITLMTLWSIFRSPLMMGGDLPTLDPFTQSLLANQEVIAVDQNSSGNRLLFTRGNQIVWVADIPRTRQKYVALFNLGESAEEITVSWRELGMAGKLPVRDLWKKETLGTFDRQFLAQIAPHGAGLYRVGTR; encoded by the coding sequence ATGTTGCGACGAATGCGGTCCCATTTTCTCCTGTTGTTTGCGATGGCCATTTTGACATGTGCCGGCTACTTGCCGGCGCGTAGCCGCCGCGCTGCCGCAGGACAGAAGGCGAAGGAGCCTTCGGCCGACCTCGCCCCCACGCCTCCCATGGGATGGAACAGTTACGACAGTTATGGCGGAGACGTGAACGAACAGCAAGTGAAGGCCAATGCGCGGTACCTGGCAAACCACCTGGCCATTTATGGTTGGAAGTACGTGGTTGTAGATTACTACTGGTACTATCCCAGCGGTCAAGCCAAGGGCGCTCCCATCATGGATGAATACGGCCGCCTGCTGCCCGCGACCAATCGATTCCCTTCTGCGGCAGATGGGCAGGGATTCAAGCCCCTTGCAGATTATGTGCACTCTCTGGGCCTGAAGTTCGGGATCCACATCATGCGCGGCATACCCCGCGCCGCCGTTGAGCAGAATCTGCCCATCCTTGGGACCAACGCGCACGCCAAAGGCATTGCCAACGTGCTGAACACCTGCTCCTGGTCTGAGGCAATGTACGGAGTCGACGTTTCAAAGCCAGCGGGGCAAGCCTATTATAATTCTCTTACTAAACTTTACGCTTCGTGGGATGTGGACTTCATCAAAGCGGACGATATGAGCCGCGCCAGTGATCCTTACGGCGAGGTCTACCACGGGCCGGAAATCGAAGCGCTTCGCACCGCCATGACCCGCTCCGGAAGGCCCATGGTGCTGAGCCTCTCACCCGGGCCGACGCCCCTGAGCGAGGCCACGCATGTGGAGAAATACTCGCAGATGTGGCGCATCTCCGACGACATGTGGGACAACTGGCCGGAACTGCGAAACCAGTTTGGATACTGCCGCTTGTGGGCGCCCCACATCGGGCCGAACCACTGGCCGGACGCCGACATGCTTCCCCTGGGTCTGCTTCGCCTTCGCGGGTTTAACGATGGCCCGCGGCTTACCCGGTTGACCCATGATGAACAGATCACCTTGATGACCCTGTGGTCGATATTCCGGTCGCCATTGATGATGGGCGGAGACCTGCCCACCCTCGATCCCTTCACCCAGTCTCTCCTGGCCAATCAGGAAGTCATTGCCGTCGACCAGAACAGCTCCGGCAATCGCCTGCTCTTTACTCGAGGAAATCAGATCGTCTGGGTTGCGGATATCCCCCGAACCAGACAGAAGTATGTTGCCCTGTTCAACCTGGGCGAGTCCGCGGAGGAGATCACCGTCTCCTGGCGGGAGTTGGGAATGGCCGGAAAACTCCCCGTTCGCGACCTATGGAAAAAAGAGACCCTGGGTACTTTTGACAGGCAATTCCTGGCCCAGATTGCTCCGCACGGCGCAGGCCTTTATCGGGTGGGGACAAGGTAA
- a CDS encoding DUF2252 domain-containing protein, with protein MFVRTVHEASVRLRLTPQERLAAGKKLREKVSRSSHSQWTCPKNRPDPTELMKIADRGRLPSLLPIRYRRMSESPFAFFRGSAALMAADLAETSSTGIRVQACGDCHVANFGGFGTPERQLVFDINDFDETLPAPWEWDVKRLAASIVLAMRQADFADRQCQDAARTSAESYRKRMREYARMTALEVWYSHLSAEIFVQIAITPEARQRWRSLIARAALDTPGHEFPKIVSAQQGRPRIIDHPPLIYHSSENAVVRESVRKIFHQYRATLPEERRIVLDRYKVVDIARKVVGVGSVGTRCAVALLMAGPHDPLFLQFKEARASVLEPYAGRSRYANHGERVVTGQRMLQSASDVFLGWTGDGQGHNFYFRQLRDMRMKIDIERMSKQDWFEYVNLCGWVLARAHARTGDPASIAGYLGKTEAFDEAIAAFAITYANQTERDHSSFLRAIRAGRVRVRAVTKRRRPPH; from the coding sequence ATATTTGTGAGAACTGTTCACGAAGCATCGGTCCGACTACGCCTCACCCCCCAAGAACGACTGGCGGCGGGTAAGAAGCTTCGCGAGAAAGTGTCGCGATCATCGCATTCCCAATGGACTTGCCCCAAGAACCGGCCCGACCCGACCGAGTTAATGAAAATAGCAGACCGCGGGAGGCTGCCAAGCCTCCTTCCGATTCGTTACCGCAGGATGAGCGAATCTCCATTCGCCTTCTTTCGTGGCTCTGCTGCGCTGATGGCTGCCGATCTCGCCGAGACTTCCTCGACAGGGATACGCGTGCAGGCTTGCGGTGATTGTCACGTCGCCAATTTTGGCGGGTTTGGAACCCCTGAACGACAACTGGTTTTCGATATTAACGATTTTGATGAGACGCTTCCCGCGCCGTGGGAATGGGATGTCAAGCGTCTGGCGGCGAGCATCGTGCTTGCGATGCGCCAGGCGGATTTTGCTGACCGACAGTGCCAGGACGCCGCACGCACCTCGGCCGAATCCTATCGGAAACGTATGCGCGAATACGCCCGAATGACGGCTCTTGAGGTCTGGTATTCCCACCTGAGCGCTGAGATTTTTGTCCAAATTGCGATAACGCCCGAGGCCAGGCAACGGTGGCGGAGCCTGATAGCAAGGGCCGCCCTTGACACCCCCGGCCACGAATTTCCGAAAATCGTTTCAGCGCAGCAAGGCCGTCCGCGAATCATCGACCATCCACCGCTTATCTATCATTCCAGCGAAAATGCCGTTGTGAGGGAAAGCGTGCGGAAGATATTTCATCAATACCGCGCCACGCTGCCCGAAGAGCGGCGCATCGTTCTTGATCGTTACAAAGTGGTTGATATCGCCCGGAAAGTTGTAGGGGTTGGCAGCGTGGGGACGCGCTGCGCGGTTGCGTTGCTGATGGCTGGGCCGCACGATCCCTTGTTCCTGCAATTCAAGGAAGCGCGGGCATCGGTGCTCGAACCTTACGCCGGCCGCAGCCGATATGCGAATCACGGGGAGCGGGTTGTCACCGGCCAGCGGATGCTTCAGTCGGCCAGTGATGTGTTTCTTGGATGGACTGGCGACGGCCAGGGGCACAATTTCTATTTCCGGCAGCTCCGCGACATGCGGATGAAGATTGATATCGAAAGGATGTCGAAGCAGGATTGGTTCGAGTATGTGAACCTTTGCGGATGGGTGCTTGCCCGCGCGCATGCCCGCACGGGCGATCCGGCAAGCATTGCCGGGTACCTGGGAAAAACCGAAGCGTTCGATGAAGCGATCGCGGCGTTTGCCATCACCTATGCGAACCAGACTGAACGCGACCATAGTTCGTTCCTGAGGGCCATTCGAGCAGGCCGGGTTCGCGTCCGCGCCGTCACTAAGCGCCGGCGGCCGCCACACTAG
- the gap gene encoding type I glyceraldehyde-3-phosphate dehydrogenase has protein sequence MAVKVGINGFGRIGRNVLRSALNDRNIEVVAVNDITDPKTLAHLLKYDSVLGNLDIEVTSGEDSITVGGKTIKVFKVKDPAQLDWSSLGIQIVVESTGLFTKAEDAGKHLRGTVKKVIISAPAKGEDITIVLGVNEKSYDPAKHNIISNASCTTNCLAPAAKVVDENFGIKKGAMTTVHSYTNDQRILDLPHKDLRRARAAALSIIPTTTGAAKAVGLVLPQLKGKLDGYAMRVPTPNVSLVDLVAVLEKSTTTEELNAAFKKAAEGPLKGILQYSEEPLVSIDFRGNPHSSIIDAPFCKVIDGDLAKITAWYDNEWGYSCRVRDLINYVAKKL, from the coding sequence ATGGCAGTGAAGGTTGGAATCAACGGTTTTGGCCGGATTGGGCGCAACGTGCTTCGTTCCGCATTGAACGACCGAAACATTGAAGTTGTTGCAGTAAATGATATTACAGATCCCAAAACTCTGGCGCATCTGCTGAAGTATGACTCGGTGCTGGGGAACCTTGACATAGAAGTTACGAGCGGCGAGGATTCCATCACAGTTGGCGGGAAGACAATCAAGGTCTTCAAGGTCAAAGACCCCGCGCAGCTCGACTGGTCCTCGTTGGGCATCCAAATCGTCGTGGAATCCACGGGACTCTTTACCAAGGCCGAGGATGCCGGCAAGCACCTTCGCGGCACGGTTAAGAAAGTCATCATCAGCGCGCCGGCCAAGGGTGAAGACATCACCATTGTGCTGGGCGTGAATGAAAAGAGCTACGACCCAGCAAAGCACAACATTATTTCCAACGCGTCCTGCACCACAAACTGCCTGGCGCCTGCTGCCAAGGTTGTGGATGAGAATTTCGGCATTAAGAAGGGCGCCATGACCACCGTCCATTCCTACACGAATGACCAGCGCATACTGGATCTGCCGCACAAAGACCTGCGCCGCGCCCGCGCCGCCGCCCTCTCGATCATCCCCACCACCACCGGAGCGGCCAAGGCCGTGGGGCTGGTGCTGCCGCAGTTGAAGGGCAAGCTCGACGGCTATGCAATGCGCGTGCCTACCCCCAACGTTTCACTGGTTGACCTCGTTGCAGTGCTGGAAAAGTCGACCACCACCGAGGAACTCAATGCCGCGTTCAAGAAGGCGGCGGAAGGCCCCTTGAAGGGGATCCTCCAGTACTCGGAAGAGCCGCTGGTTTCCATCGATTTCAGGGGAAACCCTCACTCATCTATCATTGACGCCCCATTCTGCAAGGTGATCGATGGCGATCTGGCCAAAATCACCGCCTGGTATGACAATGAGTGGGGATATTCCTGCCGTGTTCGCGACCTGATTAATTACGTCGCAAAGAAACTATAA
- a CDS encoding capsular biosynthesis protein — translation MRLLATCLGFVLLQFFPMCTSLHAQLVQDFNPPKAGCCLTGAAERFAGELQDWNQLGRYHQDDLRLEAQPRATGRVVFLGDSITDIWKLDKFFPGKPYVNRGISGQTTPQMLVRVYPDVIDLKPDAVILLAGTNDVAGNTGPETAKMIEENYKAITELAEAHGIKVILCSLTPVSDYTEHPQTARRPPAQILELNAWIKSYSARVNATFADYYSAIVDSKGMLKDGFSNDGLHPNDRGYALLAPVAEAAIEKALNEKK, via the coding sequence ATGCGACTGCTCGCGACTTGCCTGGGGTTCGTACTGCTGCAGTTTTTCCCGATGTGTACCAGCCTCCACGCACAGCTGGTGCAGGACTTTAATCCGCCCAAGGCGGGCTGCTGCCTGACGGGCGCCGCTGAGAGGTTCGCCGGCGAGCTACAGGACTGGAACCAGCTCGGCCGTTACCATCAGGACGACCTGCGCCTGGAGGCCCAGCCGCGTGCGACCGGCCGGGTTGTCTTTCTGGGCGACTCCATCACTGACATCTGGAAACTGGATAAATTCTTTCCCGGTAAACCCTACGTCAACCGCGGAATCAGCGGCCAGACTACGCCCCAGATGCTGGTTCGCGTGTACCCGGACGTTATTGACCTCAAGCCGGATGCAGTCATCCTGCTGGCCGGAACCAATGACGTAGCCGGCAACACCGGCCCTGAAACGGCAAAGATGATCGAGGAGAATTACAAAGCTATCACGGAGCTCGCGGAGGCGCACGGTATCAAGGTGATCCTCTGCTCGCTGACGCCGGTCAGCGATTATACCGAGCATCCACAAACCGCCCGGCGGCCACCTGCCCAGATTCTGGAATTGAACGCCTGGATCAAGAGCTATTCGGCCAGGGTGAATGCCACTTTTGCTGATTACTATTCGGCGATAGTGGATAGCAAAGGAATGCTGAAAGACGGCTTCTCGAACGACGGCCTGCACCCAAACGACAGAGGCTATGCCTTGCTGGCGCCCGTGGCCGAGGCGGCCATCGAGAAGGCCTTGAACGAGAAGAAGTAA
- a CDS encoding MgtC/SapB family protein has protein sequence MLLRLYQWLPPDGVKIVLVLFLAFLIGIEREERKQRQEQYAFGGVRTFPLIGLIGYTMGVIAQGQLLAVTLGFVVVAAFLLLSYWRKLTSLPAPGVATEMSGLAVYVVGALVYYNHFWIATTLAVASTLLLELKAGLDSLTQRIAPGEILTFTKFLLLSVVILPALPDKAFGPFNINPYKTWLVVVVVSAISYGSYVLQRLTKGHGGVILSAILGGAYSSTLTTVVLSKRAAQGEHHHLFSGSILIASGIMYLRLVALVGFFNHELMAILAPSFLLLAAIATATGWLWSRKRDADTTEVKREFEPKNPLELGAAFLFAVLFLVMLVATRLVIAHLGLAGIYGLAAIAGVTDVDPFIMSMTQAAGTVTPMQVASATVLIAAASNNLMKGVYSRFFADRKTGTESFWLLAGLSVLGIAPLFWLL, from the coding sequence ATGCTGCTAAGACTCTATCAGTGGTTGCCGCCGGACGGCGTCAAAATCGTGCTGGTGCTCTTCCTCGCATTCCTCATCGGAATCGAGCGGGAGGAACGCAAGCAGCGGCAGGAACAATATGCCTTTGGCGGCGTGCGCACCTTTCCGTTGATCGGCCTGATCGGCTATACAATGGGCGTGATTGCCCAGGGCCAGCTGCTGGCGGTCACGCTCGGATTTGTGGTGGTCGCCGCGTTTCTCCTGCTATCATACTGGCGCAAACTTACCAGCCTTCCTGCTCCTGGCGTGGCGACGGAGATGTCAGGCCTGGCAGTGTATGTGGTGGGCGCTCTTGTTTACTATAACCATTTCTGGATCGCCACTACGCTTGCCGTTGCCAGCACGCTGCTGCTTGAATTGAAAGCTGGCCTCGACAGCCTCACCCAGCGCATCGCGCCAGGAGAAATTTTAACCTTCACAAAATTCCTGCTCCTGAGCGTCGTCATCCTGCCTGCCCTGCCAGACAAGGCGTTTGGGCCATTCAATATCAATCCATATAAGACCTGGCTGGTGGTTGTCGTGGTCAGCGCCATATCCTATGGCAGCTATGTTTTGCAACGGCTTACTAAAGGACACGGCGGCGTCATCCTCTCTGCAATTCTGGGAGGAGCATACTCCTCTACACTCACAACGGTCGTGCTTTCAAAACGAGCTGCTCAAGGCGAGCATCATCATCTGTTTTCCGGCAGCATCCTGATTGCCTCGGGCATCATGTATCTGCGGCTTGTGGCTCTGGTAGGCTTCTTCAATCACGAGTTGATGGCAATTCTTGCCCCGTCGTTTCTGCTTCTCGCCGCGATTGCTACTGCGACGGGCTGGCTCTGGTCTCGCAAGCGGGACGCCGATACTACAGAAGTCAAGCGAGAATTTGAACCCAAAAATCCTCTGGAACTTGGGGCCGCGTTTCTCTTCGCAGTCCTTTTCCTGGTCATGCTGGTGGCGACGCGCCTGGTCATCGCGCACCTGGGCCTGGCTGGGATATACGGGCTGGCAGCCATCGCCGGAGTCACAGACGTGGATCCCTTCATCATGAGTATGACGCAGGCGGCCGGAACGGTGACACCCATGCAGGTGGCCTCAGCAACCGTACTAATCGCGGCGGCCAGCAACAACCTGATGAAAGGGGTTTACTCACGGTTCTTTGCTGACCGGAAAACTGGCACTGAGAGCTTCTGGCTGCTCGCCGGTCTGAGTGTGTTGGGTATCGCACCGCTCTTCTGGCTGTTGTAA
- a CDS encoding site-2 protease family protein, which produces MFGRTVTLFKMFGFAVRVDASWLIIAVLITWSFSALVFPHAYPGLSTTEYWLMGIGGALLLFASIIVHELAHSLVARTSGLAMKGITLFIFGGVAEMDREPSSAKAEFQMAIAGPLTSVAVGIIFYFLSSAMRGVWPAAVTGVLTYLALINWVLAAFNMVPAFPLDGGRVLRSLLWHWKGNIWQATRIASSIGSGFGMVMMIYAIVPLLHGDMISAVWWFLIGMFLRGAAQGSYQQLVVQRMLEGEPIRRFMNTNPITVSPAISLEELVENFVYKYHYKMFPVVGASNELLGCITTKEVKDIPRSEWSRNSVQAVMRPYCAENTVTPDTDAVKALAKMRNSQNSRLMVVEGGHLVAVLTLKDLLNFLSTKLELESGSSGLPSNFRV; this is translated from the coding sequence ATGTTTGGACGAACCGTCACGCTGTTCAAGATGTTCGGCTTCGCCGTCCGTGTGGACGCCAGTTGGCTGATCATTGCCGTGTTGATCACCTGGTCCTTTTCAGCTCTGGTTTTCCCGCACGCCTACCCCGGCCTTTCCACTACTGAATACTGGTTGATGGGAATTGGAGGCGCCCTTCTGCTGTTTGCCTCGATCATTGTTCATGAACTTGCACATTCGCTGGTGGCGCGAACGAGCGGCCTAGCCATGAAAGGCATCACGCTCTTTATCTTTGGCGGGGTCGCGGAGATGGATCGGGAACCCTCCAGCGCCAAGGCGGAATTCCAGATGGCCATTGCCGGGCCGTTGACCAGTGTGGCCGTCGGCATCATTTTCTACTTTCTGTCCTCGGCCATGCGCGGCGTCTGGCCGGCAGCCGTGACCGGCGTGCTCACTTACCTTGCATTGATCAACTGGGTTCTGGCGGCGTTCAATATGGTTCCGGCGTTTCCGTTGGATGGGGGTCGTGTTCTCCGGTCACTGCTGTGGCACTGGAAAGGTAACATTTGGCAGGCCACCCGGATTGCCTCTTCCATTGGTTCCGGTTTTGGAATGGTAATGATGATTTACGCCATCGTACCCCTGCTGCACGGGGACATGATTTCCGCCGTATGGTGGTTCCTGATTGGAATGTTTCTGCGGGGCGCCGCACAGGGTTCTTACCAGCAACTTGTCGTCCAGAGGATGCTCGAGGGCGAACCCATCCGGCGGTTTATGAATACCAACCCCATCACCGTGTCGCCCGCCATTTCTCTTGAAGAGCTGGTGGAGAACTTCGTCTATAAGTATCACTACAAAATGTTTCCCGTCGTCGGTGCATCGAATGAACTGTTGGGATGCATAACTACCAAAGAAGTAAAGGATATCCCGCGCAGCGAATGGTCTCGCAACAGTGTGCAGGCCGTCATGCGGCCCTACTGTGCCGAAAACACGGTGACTCCGGACACCGATGCCGTCAAAGCTCTGGCCAAGATGAGGAATTCCCAGAACAGCCGGCTGATGGTGGTCGAGGGGGGCCACCTTGTGGCCGTGCTCACACTAAAGGACCTGTTGAATTTTCTCTCAACCAAACTTGAACTGGAATCAGGATCTTCGGGGCTTCCTTCAAATTTCCGCGTCTGA
- a CDS encoding diguanylate cyclase: MDAPPRQQSMLSTVSEQLMALEKRDWEVWLISAGTGIALGTGILGLLFRAAFLQHGMLHMDVAVSPDLFFGFVAVLLVYNIYAINKRLQLRRTREQVISTTIQNELVRLQSFTDPLTEVYNRRALDEIARRFISSARRTEKPLTFLMVDVDRFKDINTRFGHLMGDFVLNEVATILRGAVRGSDAVIRYGGDEFLVILCNSNFYGGQVVVNRTAGSLAEWNREEHLKDFELTFSIGIAEWADGKLLDDMLDLADRAMYSTKALHKLGTDNSQQKNSPELSTPAGTIVAD; encoded by the coding sequence ATGGATGCGCCACCAAGGCAACAAAGCATGCTGTCAACCGTCAGCGAACAGTTGATGGCCCTTGAAAAACGCGATTGGGAAGTCTGGCTGATATCCGCCGGTACCGGGATTGCATTGGGAACTGGCATACTCGGGCTGTTGTTTCGTGCGGCGTTTCTACAGCACGGGATGCTGCACATGGACGTTGCCGTTTCACCCGACCTTTTCTTTGGATTTGTGGCTGTACTCCTCGTGTACAACATATACGCCATCAACAAGCGCCTGCAACTGCGGCGTACCCGGGAGCAGGTGATCTCCACCACCATCCAGAACGAACTGGTCCGTTTACAAAGCTTTACAGACCCTTTAACCGAGGTTTACAACCGAAGAGCGCTGGACGAAATAGCCCGACGGTTCATCAGCAGTGCCAGGCGGACGGAAAAGCCGTTGACGTTCTTGATGGTGGATGTCGACCGCTTTAAGGACATCAATACCCGTTTTGGCCACCTTATGGGCGATTTCGTCCTGAACGAGGTGGCAACCATCCTGCGGGGAGCGGTGCGCGGTTCTGATGCGGTCATCCGATATGGAGGCGACGAATTTCTAGTGATCCTGTGCAACTCAAACTTTTATGGCGGCCAGGTGGTTGTCAATCGCACAGCGGGCAGCCTTGCGGAATGGAACCGCGAGGAACATTTGAAGGATTTTGAGCTGACCTTCAGCATCGGCATCGCCGAGTGGGCTGATGGAAAATTGCTGGACGACATGCTTGACTTAGCAGACAGGGCTATGTATTCCACCAAGGCGCTGCACAAGCTGGGTACGGATAACAGCCAACAAAAAAACTCGCCTGAATTATCAACCCCCGCCGGCACGATTGTAGCGGATTGA
- a CDS encoding Gfo/Idh/MocA family oxidoreductase — protein sequence MAEKVNRRSFLKTGGIMTAGTFISGGMQVHAMAEEQEEPARPVAANDHLQIALIGAGGRGQSDTKTAAQVPGVKVRAVADCYDGRLTHAKELWGADIQTTRDYSEILARKDIDAVIIGTPDHWHMRAAVDAMNAGKHVYLEKPMIHLYSDGPRIIEAARRTRRILQVGSQRVSSMIYRKAKELLASGAIGKLNMVTAWWDRNSSIGAWNYSVPLDASTETCDWPRFLGTAPKIPWNPEHFFQWRKWKAYGSGEAGDLFVHLFSGTHFVAGVNGPTHAVATGGLRFWKDGRDVPDVLLGLFDYPEGFNLSLRVNFVDGGAESEGLVFTGSGGTMTIGGDGVSLSRVPRQKEPGYLINSFASGMQKEFLASYHKEYPITHPTGDIPLGEEKYIAPEGYNDTYDHLKNFFDAVRARRPVVEDPVFGFRAAGAALLSNLSYDRKAVVRWDPEKMKVLI from the coding sequence ATGGCGGAAAAAGTGAATCGGAGAAGCTTTCTGAAAACTGGTGGAATCATGACGGCGGGAACGTTCATCTCGGGCGGCATGCAGGTCCACGCTATGGCCGAGGAGCAAGAAGAGCCGGCAAGGCCGGTGGCGGCCAACGATCATTTGCAGATTGCCTTGATTGGCGCCGGTGGACGGGGCCAATCCGATACGAAGACGGCCGCGCAGGTCCCCGGCGTGAAGGTCAGGGCCGTCGCGGACTGCTACGACGGCCGGCTGACCCACGCCAAAGAGCTTTGGGGAGCCGACATCCAGACGACGCGCGACTACTCGGAAATTCTGGCCCGCAAAGACATTGACGCCGTGATCATCGGCACACCCGACCATTGGCACATGCGGGCGGCGGTCGATGCCATGAACGCCGGCAAACACGTCTATCTGGAAAAGCCCATGATCCACCTTTACTCCGATGGACCCAGAATCATCGAGGCCGCACGGCGCACCCGCCGCATCCTCCAGGTGGGAAGCCAGCGCGTCAGCTCCATGATTTACCGGAAGGCGAAAGAGCTCCTGGCCTCGGGTGCAATCGGAAAATTGAACATGGTGACTGCCTGGTGGGACCGCAATTCCTCCATCGGAGCATGGAACTATTCCGTTCCCCTCGACGCCTCCACCGAGACCTGCGACTGGCCGCGTTTTCTCGGCACTGCACCGAAGATTCCCTGGAACCCCGAGCACTTTTTCCAGTGGAGGAAATGGAAAGCCTACGGCTCGGGCGAAGCGGGCGATCTTTTCGTTCATCTGTTCAGTGGCACCCATTTTGTGGCGGGCGTTAACGGCCCAACGCACGCCGTGGCCACAGGCGGGCTTCGCTTCTGGAAAGACGGACGCGACGTGCCCGACGTTCTGCTGGGCCTGTTCGATTACCCCGAGGGCTTCAACCTGAGCCTGCGCGTCAATTTTGTTGATGGAGGCGCCGAAAGCGAAGGTCTGGTGTTTACGGGCTCGGGAGGCACCATGACCATCGGCGGAGATGGCGTCAGCCTCTCACGGGTCCCGCGCCAGAAGGAGCCGGGCTACCTGATCAATAGTTTCGCCAGCGGCATGCAGAAGGAATTTCTGGCCTCTTATCACAAGGAATACCCCATCACGCATCCCACGGGTGACATCCCGCTGGGCGAAGAGAAATACATCGCTCCCGAGGGCTACAATGACACGTACGACCACCTCAAGAACTTCTTCGACGCTGTTCGCGCCCGGCGTCCTGTGGTGGAAGATCCCGTCTTTGGATTCCGCGCCGCCGGAGCGGCGCTGCTCAGCAACCTCAGCTATGACCGCAAAGCGGTTGTCCGCTGGGACCCGGAAAAAATGAAGGTGCTCATTTAA